A genome region from Acidobacteriota bacterium includes the following:
- the rsgA gene encoding ribosome small subunit-dependent GTPase A, which produces MQQSGRVVETHGKFHRVWDGERILQAFPGGRLALSRNRAKNLIAIGDRVRLRPQDDGTALIESVEERANAVMRRLSFSGAEQVIAANVDVLAVMLAPNPVLNTGLLDRTLVEGTRIGVPAAILVNKMDLLSRREVRRTLTPYEALGFPIHLLCAKRGDGVEEFLAAVRGRWVLLLGHSGVGKTTLVNRVAPGLDRTVGEVDPTRGKGRHTTSNAYAHGLADGTFLVDTAGIREFGLAGMGWRDVERAFPEIHAAREGCRFQDCRHLAEPRCAVRSAAEEGSIHPARYESYLTLLREVEGQGRG; this is translated from the coding sequence GTGCAACAAAGCGGGAGGGTGGTGGAGACCCACGGCAAGTTCCACCGCGTCTGGGACGGGGAGAGGATCCTTCAGGCCTTTCCCGGGGGCCGGCTGGCCCTCTCGCGAAACCGGGCCAAGAACCTGATCGCCATTGGCGACCGTGTCCGGCTCAGGCCTCAGGATGACGGCACCGCCCTCATCGAGTCCGTGGAAGAGCGGGCCAACGCCGTCATGAGAAGGCTCTCCTTCTCGGGCGCCGAGCAAGTCATCGCGGCCAACGTGGACGTCCTGGCGGTGATGCTGGCCCCCAATCCCGTCCTCAACACGGGCCTCCTGGACCGGACGCTCGTGGAGGGCACCCGCATCGGTGTCCCGGCGGCGATCCTCGTGAACAAGATGGATCTCCTGTCGCGCCGTGAGGTCCGGCGGACCCTGACTCCCTACGAGGCCCTCGGCTTCCCCATCCACCTCCTGTGCGCCAAGCGGGGCGACGGCGTGGAGGAGTTCCTCGCCGCGGTCCGAGGGCGGTGGGTGCTCCTCCTCGGCCATTCGGGGGTGGGGAAGACAACGCTCGTGAACCGCGTGGCGCCCGGGCTCGACCGGACGGTGGGGGAAGTGGACCCCACCCGGGGAAAGGGCCGCCACACGACCTCCAACGCGTACGCCCACGGTCTGGCGGACGGGACCTTCCTCGTGGACACGGCGGGAATCCGGGAGTTCGGCCTGGCGGGAATGGGCTGGAGGGACGTGGAGCGCGCCTTCCCGGAGATCCATGCGGCCCGAGAGGGGTGCCGTTTCCAGGACTGCCGCCATCTCGCCGAGCCTCGGTGCGCCGTGCGAAGCGCCGCCGAGGAGGGGTCCATCCACCCGGCCCGGTATGAGAGCTACCTGACGCTTCTGCGGGAGGTGGAGGGCCAGGGGCGGGGGTAG